From one Oscillatoria sp. FACHB-1407 genomic stretch:
- a CDS encoding pirin family protein encodes MPFEQLIEPDVKDLGGFIARRSLPYPNRQMVGPFIFFDHLGPSLLPVGKGIDVRPHPHINLATVTYLFEGALMHRDSLGTVQEIQPGAVNWMTAGTGIVHSERSPDRDRANEATIHGIQTWVALPQDQEETDPWFHHYPADTLPTWQETGATVTLIAGQAAGYTSPVKVFSPILYLDIVLTPQSHCTIPADYSDRAIYSVTEGVEINHKPLPPYRLAILTPGAIVTVSASVAARCIVIGGEPLGTRYKWWNFVSSRPERIEQAKRDWRECRFATVPDETEFILLPEVVTEANPFS; translated from the coding sequence ATGCCCTTTGAACAACTCATCGAACCCGACGTTAAGGACTTAGGCGGGTTTATTGCCCGCCGCAGCTTGCCCTACCCCAATCGTCAAATGGTTGGTCCTTTCATCTTTTTTGACCATTTGGGTCCATCTCTCCTCCCGGTGGGCAAAGGCATTGATGTCCGACCACACCCCCACATCAATCTGGCAACTGTCACCTATTTGTTTGAGGGTGCATTGATGCATCGTGACAGTTTGGGAACGGTGCAGGAAATTCAACCGGGGGCAGTCAACTGGATGACCGCAGGAACGGGGATTGTCCACTCTGAGCGATCGCCCGATCGTGATCGTGCCAACGAAGCTACGATTCACGGTATCCAGACCTGGGTTGCCCTCCCCCAAGACCAGGAAGAAACTGACCCCTGGTTTCATCACTATCCTGCGGATACCTTGCCGACCTGGCAGGAAACTGGAGCAACCGTGACGCTGATTGCTGGTCAAGCGGCAGGTTACACATCTCCGGTAAAAGTGTTTTCACCGATTTTGTATCTGGATATTGTCCTCACGCCGCAGTCTCACTGCACCATTCCCGCTGACTACAGCGATCGCGCCATCTACAGCGTTACAGAAGGAGTCGAAATTAATCACAAACCACTACCTCCCTATCGGTTGGCAATTCTCACACCGGGGGCGATCGTGACTGTTTCTGCTAGCGTTGCTGCTCGTTGCATCGTCATCGGGGGAGAACCCCTCGGCACCCGCTATAAATGGTGGAATTTTGTTTCCAGTCGCCCAGAACGAATTGAGCAAGCCAAACGGGACTGGCGGGAGTGCCGCTTTGCCACCGTTCCAGACGAAACCGAATTCATTCTTCTACCAGAAGTTGTAACGGAAGCCAATCCTTTTTCATGA